One Cucurbita pepo subsp. pepo cultivar mu-cu-16 chromosome LG20, ASM280686v2, whole genome shotgun sequence genomic window carries:
- the LOC111783119 gene encoding D-aminoacyl-tRNA deacylase-like: protein MNSVAYLPLFAASVGTKLTTAFSNKKKIQPIRSMRAVVQRVASASVEVDGRTVSEIGPGLLVLVGLHDSDSESDAEYICRKVLNMRLFPNQSTGKAWDLNVMQKNYEVLLVSQFTLYGMLKGNKPDFHLAMPPQRAKPFYASVVERFGKYYTPDAIKDGVFGAMMKVNLVNDGPVTMQIESQPSKNIVEASEGS from the exons atgaaCAGCGTAGCATACCTGCCATTGTTCGCAGCCAGCGTAGGTACGAAGCTAACCACAGCGTTcagcaacaaaaagaaaatacagcCGATTAGATCCATGAGAGCTGTTGTTCAGAGAGTCGCCTCTGCAAGCGTCGAG GTCGATGGCCGCACCGTTTCAGAGATTGGGCCGGGCCTCCTTGTGCTCGTCGGCCTTCATGATTCCGACTCCGAATCCGACGCCGAATACAT ATGCCGTAAGGTCCTAAATATGAGGCTGTTCCCAAATCAGAGTACCGGCAAAGCTTGGGACTTAAAc GTAATGCAGAAAAACTACGAGGTTCTATTAG TTAGTCAGTTTACACTGTATGGAATGTTGAAGGGCAACAAGCCGGACTTTCATTTGGCAATGCCTCCCCAAAGAGCCAAACCCTTCTATGCTTCTGTGGTCGAGAGGTTCGGTAAATACTACACCCCAGATGCGATAAAAG ATGGAGTGTTTGGAGCAATGATGAAG GTCAATTTGGTGAATGATGGCCCAGTCACAATGCAGATCGAGTCCCAACCGTCTAA GAATATAGTTGAAGCTTCAGAAGGCTCGTAA
- the LOC111783325 gene encoding uncharacterized protein LOC111783325 has translation MKKTHPKRHRIPRRGPGVAELEKILKEQQGGADGGNGDQDQADVSSLPPSFFQHRRRHSPSNTPSSLNPPRPPPTPPPPPLLPPPLTRDYASWSNLPLFPTLDFIPPALPTPTPAVAAVEKPLFPTTRKSDAQINLPPHFFPTFQYSASSHNLMMNIIPGSATSPAARYYRQIEHPSSQISTQSNNTWTSPEEQQKMVSAKRVRPFLDEGHRDPNAETRAPFFTNMATKESSSSSSSSSSSSMDMNRSPFDLDSNSRGTKRGFGGELMRCSKRSERYQLAGEVSHLMALGSSSSAPNEVAAAFNIHHPQETMEASQYRDGGSASDYNKVTFNSSSSSLYESKLKGNKDIVIGSGFEVEAEPGAEGIDLSLKL, from the exons ATGAAGAAAACCCACCCCAAACGACACCGTATTCCCAGGAGAGGACCTGGCGTTGCAGAGCTTGAGAAGATTTTAAAGGAGCAACAAGGCGGCGCCGACGGCGGCAACGGCGACCAAGATCAAGCCGACGTTTCATCCCTACCACCCTCTTTTTTCCAACATCGCCGCCGCCACTCTCCGAGTAATACTCCCTCCTCCTTAAACCCTCCCCGCCCTCCCCCAACCCCACCTCCTCCCCCACTTCTTCCACCACCGCTCACACGCGATTACGCTTCATGGTCAAATCTTCCCTTGTTCCCAACTCTTGATTTTATTCCCCCGGCCTTGCCAACCCCAACCCCCGCCGTCGCCGCCGTTGAAAAACCCTTGTTTCCAACAACCAGAAAATCCGACGCCCAAATCAATTTGCCTCCACATTTTTTCCCTACTTTTCAATATTCTGCCTCCTCTCACAATCTAATG ATGAATATCATTCCAGGATCTGCCACATCGCCGGCGGCCAGATATTATCGTCAAATAGAGCACCCTTCAAGCCAAATATCAACACAATCCAACAACACATGGACCTCACCGGAGGAACAACAAAAG ATGGTAAGTGCAAAGAGGGTGAGACCCTTTTTGGATGAAGGCCATAGGGATCCAAATGCTGAGACCAGAGCTCCATTTTTCACAAACATGGCCACCAAAGAGTCTTCTTCGTCGTCTTCatcgtcgtcgtcttcttccaTGGACATGAATCGCTCTCCATTCGATCTCGATTCAAACTCGAG AGGTACAAAGAGGGGGTTTGGAGGGGAGTTAATGAGGTGCAGCAAAAGAAGTGAAAGGTACCAATTAGCAGGAGAAGTCAGCCATTTGATGGCATTGGGATCTTCTTCATCAGCTCCAAATGAAGTTGCAGCAGCATTCAATATCCATCACCCCCAA GAAACCATGGAGGCTTCACAGTATAGAGATGGAGGAAGTGCCTCAGATTACAACAAAGTTACATTTaactcctcctcctcctccttatATGAATCAAAGTTAAAGGGTAACAAAGACATTGTGATCGGCTCTGGATTTGAAGTCGAAGCCGAACCCGGAGCGGAAGGCATCGATCTAAGTTTGAAGCTGTAA
- the LOC111782603 gene encoding nudix hydrolase 15, mitochondrial-like isoform X2 has product MSMAAKSSGEDVLQRLQALAEHFRTSNSSQSPTLPPPDPAAARLTNRAAVLICLFLSDIGELRVILTKRASTLSSHSGEVALPGGKRDLSDADDVATALREAEEEIGLAPSLVNVVAVLEPFVNKLAQDEKRRAVEKEWMGYNYLLHFFEYEYENENYVIWALTAGILIKAASLVFQRPPAFLERPPRFWTASANGSQT; this is encoded by the exons ATGTCCATGGCCGCCAAAAGCTCTGGAGAAGACGTTCTCCAGAGACTGCAGGCTTTGGCAGAACATTTCCGCACAAGTAATTCTTCTCAGTCTCCGACGTTGCCGCCGCCAGATCCGGCAGCAGCCCGACTAACCAACCGTGCTGCTGTTCTCATCTGTCTCTTCCTAAGCGACATTGGCGAACTCCGCGTGATTCTCACCAAGCGAGCCTCTACGCTTTCTTCCCACTCCG GGGAAGTCGCGCTCCCCGGCGGAAAAAGGGATCTGAGTGATGCCGATGATGTTGCGACGGCATTGAGAGAGGCAGAGGAGGAAATTGGCTTAGCCCCTTCTCTTGTTAACGTCGTCGCTGTTCTCGAACCATTTGTTAATAAG TTGGCGCAGGATGAGAAGAGAAGAGCAGTGGAGAAGGAATGGATGGGATATAATTATCTGTTACACTTTTTTGAGTATGAATATGAGAATGAAAATTATGTGATCTGGGCTCTCACTGCTGGTATCTTGATCAAGGCAGCTTCCTTGGTGTTCCAGCGCCCACCTGCCTTTCTGGAGCGGCCACCCAGATTCTGGACTGCTTCTGCTAATGGCAGCCAAACTTGA
- the LOC111782603 gene encoding nudix hydrolase 11-like isoform X1, producing the protein MSMAAKSSGEDVLQRLQALAEHFRTSNSSQSPTLPPPDPAAARLTNRAAVLICLFLSDIGELRVILTKRASTLSSHSGEVALPGGKRDLSDADDVATALREAEEEIGLAPSLVNVVAVLEPFVNKKGMTVVPVLGLLSRKEAFKPTPSAAEVDAIFDAPLEMFLKDEKRRAVEKEWMGYNYLLHFFEYEYENENYVIWALTAGILIKAASLVFQRPPAFLERPPRFWTASANGSQT; encoded by the exons ATGTCCATGGCCGCCAAAAGCTCTGGAGAAGACGTTCTCCAGAGACTGCAGGCTTTGGCAGAACATTTCCGCACAAGTAATTCTTCTCAGTCTCCGACGTTGCCGCCGCCAGATCCGGCAGCAGCCCGACTAACCAACCGTGCTGCTGTTCTCATCTGTCTCTTCCTAAGCGACATTGGCGAACTCCGCGTGATTCTCACCAAGCGAGCCTCTACGCTTTCTTCCCACTCCG GGGAAGTCGCGCTCCCCGGCGGAAAAAGGGATCTGAGTGATGCCGATGATGTTGCGACGGCATTGAGAGAGGCAGAGGAGGAAATTGGCTTAGCCCCTTCTCTTGTTAACGTCGTCGCTGTTCTCGAACCATTTGTTAATAAG AAGGGTATGACTGTAGTTCCTGTACTTGGGCTGTTATCTAGGAAGGAAGCATTCAAACCCACTCCAAGTGCTGCTGAAGTAGATGCAATATTTGATGCTCCCTTGGAAATGTTCCTCAAG GATGAGAAGAGAAGAGCAGTGGAGAAGGAATGGATGGGATATAATTATCTGTTACACTTTTTTGAGTATGAATATGAGAATGAAAATTATGTGATCTGGGCTCTCACTGCTGGTATCTTGATCAAGGCAGCTTCCTTGGTGTTCCAGCGCCCACCTGCCTTTCTGGAGCGGCCACCCAGATTCTGGACTGCTTCTGCTAATGGCAGCCAAACTTGA